In Amycolatopsis sulphurea, one genomic interval encodes:
- a CDS encoding aldo/keto reductase — protein MEKRQLGRSGLRVSRMALGTMTWASDTDPDEAASQLVAFVDAGGTLVDTADIYAGGEAEQLLGGLVGDLVPRDDLVLATKTVARRTEGPFGGGASRGALLSALDGSLRRLGTDHLDLWQLHAWDECVPIEETLSALDHAVSSGKVRYVGVSNYSGWQLATAAALAGSAAPVIAGQFEYSLLERGIEREVVPAAAHHGVGILPWAPLGRGVLTGKYRTGTPADSRGASAEYAGYVEHHRTERAARIVQAVVTAAEGLGTSPLAVALAWVRDRPGVVAPVIGARDTGQLTGSLAAEELTLPPAIRSALDDVSGIEFGYPERGTR, from the coding sequence GACCTGGGCCAGTGACACCGATCCGGACGAGGCGGCCAGCCAGCTCGTCGCGTTCGTCGACGCGGGCGGCACGCTGGTGGACACCGCGGACATCTACGCCGGGGGCGAGGCCGAGCAGCTCCTGGGCGGGCTCGTCGGCGATCTCGTGCCGCGCGACGACCTGGTGCTCGCGACCAAGACCGTCGCCCGCCGTACCGAAGGCCCGTTCGGCGGGGGCGCCTCACGCGGCGCGCTGCTGTCCGCGTTGGACGGCTCGCTGCGCCGGCTCGGCACCGACCATCTCGACCTGTGGCAGCTGCACGCCTGGGACGAGTGCGTACCGATCGAGGAGACGCTCTCCGCGCTCGACCACGCCGTCTCCAGCGGCAAAGTCCGCTACGTCGGCGTGTCCAACTACTCCGGCTGGCAGCTGGCCACCGCGGCCGCGCTCGCCGGATCCGCGGCGCCGGTCATCGCCGGGCAGTTCGAGTACTCGCTCCTGGAACGCGGGATCGAGCGCGAGGTCGTGCCCGCCGCCGCGCATCACGGCGTGGGCATCCTGCCGTGGGCGCCGCTCGGCCGTGGCGTACTCACCGGCAAGTACCGCACCGGCACCCCCGCGGATTCACGCGGCGCGTCGGCCGAGTACGCCGGGTACGTCGAACACCATCGCACCGAGCGCGCGGCGCGGATCGTGCAAGCCGTGGTCACCGCGGCCGAAGGTCTCGGCACGTCGCCGCTGGCGGTGGCGCTGGCGTGGGTCCGCGACCGGCCGGGCGTGGTGGCGCCGGTGATCGGCGCCCGCGACACCGGGCAGCTGACCGGTTCGCTGGCCGCGGAGGAGCTGACGCTGCCGCCGGCCATCCGCAGTGCGCTGGACGACGTCAGCGGGATCGAATTCGGCTATCCGGAAAGGGGCACCCGGTGA
- a CDS encoding DUF5703 family protein: protein MTTVDEAVVEGDWEYRRLRLPPAISRRAAMIQLSIHAEFAGWELRTVRLYADGTRRVWLRRKRTATGQSSGLTT from the coding sequence ATGACGACGGTCGACGAGGCGGTGGTCGAGGGGGATTGGGAGTATCGCCGCCTGCGCCTGCCCCCGGCGATCTCCCGGCGGGCGGCGATGATCCAGCTCTCCATCCACGCCGAGTTCGCCGGCTGGGAACTGCGCACGGTCCGGCTCTACGCCGATGGCACCCGCCGGGTCTGGCTGCGCCGCAAGCGGACCGCGACCGGCCAGTCCTCCGGCCTCACCACCTGA
- a CDS encoding YncE family protein, translating into MRRLTAASRIAIPLAGALALSACSAGGQDSTDTLQVVNNPVAAKAAVSPAVSVPPAGQVLAMPAVSAIATDAQSHTLVVALSEPPSVRIYDLGALGAPKATVPLPAPAESLTASGGQALASVPGKGVLARISLPGGQVQTEPVSGQPAEGVAAGADTLVAVRDRKAIEVLSGGKVAKTITGSLYSADGVVDTGSNVVVLDRLRTAVFSVDVQAGTMDEGLRAGAGAANAVADSYGRVLVTDARAGALLAFSTGPLILRQRYPVPGGAYGLAYDHQRSLAWVTLTGSNQVVGFDVRGGEPVEKYRFPTVRQPDSVSVDEQTGRVLVGSATGEGTQVIQP; encoded by the coding sequence GTGCGTCGGCTCACCGCCGCCTCGCGGATCGCGATCCCGCTGGCCGGTGCCCTCGCGCTGTCCGCATGTTCCGCCGGCGGCCAGGACAGCACCGACACCCTGCAGGTGGTGAACAATCCGGTGGCCGCGAAGGCGGCCGTCTCCCCCGCCGTCTCGGTGCCGCCGGCCGGGCAGGTGCTGGCCATGCCCGCCGTGTCCGCGATCGCCACCGACGCGCAGAGCCACACCCTCGTCGTCGCACTCAGCGAACCGCCGTCCGTGCGCATCTACGATCTCGGGGCGCTCGGCGCGCCCAAGGCCACCGTTCCGCTGCCCGCGCCCGCCGAATCGCTGACCGCCTCCGGCGGCCAGGCCCTCGCGAGTGTGCCCGGCAAGGGCGTGCTCGCGCGGATTTCGCTGCCGGGCGGGCAGGTGCAGACCGAACCCGTGTCCGGGCAGCCCGCCGAGGGCGTGGCCGCCGGCGCGGACACGCTGGTCGCCGTACGCGACCGCAAGGCCATCGAGGTGCTGTCCGGCGGCAAGGTCGCCAAGACCATCACCGGCAGCCTCTACAGCGCGGACGGCGTGGTCGACACCGGATCCAACGTCGTGGTGCTCGATCGGCTGCGCACCGCGGTGTTCAGCGTCGACGTGCAGGCCGGGACCATGGACGAGGGCCTGCGCGCCGGCGCGGGCGCGGCCAACGCCGTGGCCGATTCGTACGGCCGCGTGCTGGTCACCGACGCGCGTGCGGGCGCGCTGCTCGCGTTCTCCACCGGCCCGCTGATCCTCCGGCAGCGATACCCGGTGCCCGGCGGGGCGTACGGCCTGGCCTACGACCACCAGCGGTCGCTCGCCTGGGTGACCCTCACCGGGAGTAACCAGGTCGTCGGGTTCGACGTGCGGGGCGGCGAGCCTGTGGAGAAGTACCGTTTCCCGACCGTGCGCCAGCCGGACTCGGTGAGCGTGGACGAGCAGACCGGCCGCGTGCTGGTCGGCTCGGCCACGGGAGAGGGGACCCAGGTGATCCAGCCATGA